One Vigna unguiculata cultivar IT97K-499-35 chromosome 7, ASM411807v1, whole genome shotgun sequence genomic region harbors:
- the LOC114190911 gene encoding beta-fructofuranosidase, insoluble isoenzyme 1-like, whose amino-acid sequence MAVPICVTIILISSLFVISNHGVEAFHNIYPDLQSISVPSVTKLHRTAYHFQPRRNWINDPNGPMYYNGVYHIFYQYNPKGAVWGNIIWGHAVSKDLINWKELEPALYPSNPYDKYGCWSGSATILPGKGPVMLYTGVIDKHSSEVQLYAVPENKSDPFLRKWVKPKTFNPIIKAEGGINASVFRDPTTAWWSRDGHWRILIGGGRKNRGMAYTYRSKDFLRWVRVKHPIHSAASTGTWECPDFYPVSLKGKNGLDLSTVGNSVKHVLKNSLDRTRYEYYTVGTYLRKRDKYIPDNTSEDGWGGLRYDYGNFYASKSFFDPSKNRRVVWAWANESDSKEDDVKKGWAGIQAIPRTIWLDSGGRQLVQWPVEELNSLRGKEVKLSNHKLKKGEYLKVSGITAAQADVEITFSFSSLNKAEAFDSRWVKPESVCEEKGSRDEGGVGPFGLLTLASEKLEEFTPVFFRVFKASNKHVILMCSDARSSSLKRELYKPSFAGFVDVDLSHNKKLSLRSLIDHSVVESFGVGGKTNILSRVYPTLAVNKKAHLFVFNNGTEHITVENMRAWSMKSARRN is encoded by the exons ATGGCTGTCCCTATTTGTGTCACCATTATATTAatttcctctctttttgtgataTCGAACCATGGCGTTGAAGCGTTTCACAACATATACCCCGATCTCCAATCCATTTCAGTGCCTTCTGTTACCAAACTTCACAGAACTGCATACCATTTTCAACCTCGTAGGAACTGGATCAACG ATCCAAATG GTCCCATGTACTACAATGGAGTCTACCATATATTTTACCAATACAACCCAAAAGGAGCAGTTTGGGGTAACATTATATGGGGCCACGCAGTATCAAAGGATCTCATCAATTGGAAAGAACTTGAACCCGCTTTATACCCGTCCAACCCGTATGACAAATACGGGTGCTGGTCCGGGTCAGCCACCATACTCCCGGGTAAAGGACCGGTGATGCTTTACACCGGAGTCATTGACAAACACAGCAGCGAGGTCCAGTTATACGCCGTACCCGAAAACAAATCAGACCCGTTTTTAAGAAAATGGGTAAAGCCCAAAACTTTTAACCCAATCATCAAAGCAGAAGGCGGCATCAATGCCAGCGTGTTCCGCGACCCCACCACTGCATGGTGGAGTAGGGATGGACACTGGAGGATATTGATCGGCGGCGGTAGGAAAAATAGAGGAATGGCTTATACATACAGGAGCAAGGATTTTCTGAGGTGGGTCAGGGTCAAGCACCCGATCCATTCGGCTGCGTCCACGGGCACGTGGGAGTGCCCGGATTTTTACCCGGTTTCTTTGAAAGGGAAAAACGGGTTAGACTTATCCACGGTTGGGAATAGTGTTAAGCATGTTCTTAAGAATAGTCTTGACAGGACTAGGTATGAGTACTACACAGTGGGAACGTATTTGAGGAAAAGGGATAAGTATATTCCGGATAACACTTCAGAGGATGGTTGGGGTGGTCTCAGATATGATTATGGAAATTTTTATGcttccaaatcattctttgaCCCAAGCAAGAATAGAAGGGTTGTGTGGGCATGGGCAAATGAATCGGATTCCAAAGAAGATGATGTTAAGAAAGGATGGGCAGGAATTCAA gcCATTCCAAGAACGATTTGGCTTGATTCTGGTGGGAGACAATTGGTGCAATGGCCTGTTGAGGAATTAAACAGTCTTAGAGGGAAAGAAGTTAAATTAAGCAACCACAAGCTTAAAAAGGGAGAGTATCTTAAAGTCTCAGGGATAACTGCAGCTCAG GCTGATGTGGAAATTACGTTCTCATTCTCAAGCTTGAACAAGGCAGAAGCATTTGATTCAAGGTGGGTGAAGCCAGAGAGTGTATGTGAAGAAAAGGGTTCAAGGGATGAAGGAGGGGTTGGGCCATTTGGACTTTTGACATTGGCTTCTGAAAAGTTGGAAGAGTTCACACCTGTGTTCTTCAGAGTTTTCAAAGCTTCAAACAAGCATGTCATTCTCATGTGCTCTGATGCTAGAAG TTCCTCCTTGAAGAGAGAACTGTACAAGCCTTCATTTGCAGGTTTTGTGGATGTGGATTTATCCCACAATAAAAAACTCTCTCTCAGAAGTTTG ATTGATCACTCAGTGGTTGAAAGCTTTGGTGTTGGAGGCAAAACAAACATCTTATCTAGGGTTTATCCAACACTAGCCGTAAACAAAAAGGCTCACTTGTTTGTCTTCAACAACGGTACCGAGCATATCACTGTGGAGAACATGAGAGCATGGAGCATGAAATCTGCACGTCGAAATTAA